A stretch of DNA from Bradyrhizobium algeriense:
TGACGCGGCGTCGCTTTGATCACGTTGATCCGGCGGGTCACCTCTCGCCGGTAGGCTTCGGTAGGCAGAAAGACTTCGGGTTTGAACACGATGAACATAAAGCCACTAATGTCGTCTGCGGGCCTCGTGGCCGCGGCCAGCGCACCAAGCGCATCCATGGCCAAGGCGAGACCAAAGCCCTTATAGCCTCCCTCAAGCCCGCCGAACGGCAGCAGCGTGCCTTGTAGGGCAGTATTGGCATCCGTTGTCGGCTGGCCACTTGGCCCGAGGGCAACCCCCTCCGGGATGGTCGCGCCGAGACGGCCCCTTAACTGCAGGTCGGTCCACATAAACGCTGAGGTGCCCATGTCAATGACAAGAGGATCGCTTGCGGTTGGAAAGCCAAAGGCGATGGGGTTCGTGCCTAGTGCCGCGCGCGTGCCGCCGAAAGGAGCCACGAGCGGCGGTATGGAGACCGTGTGAATCACCACGAACCCAGCTCGGGCAATCATTTCGCAATAATAGGCGCTACGCCCGGTCATCCAGGTATTGGTGAAACATATGATGGCGAGGCCATTTGCCTCCGCCCGCTCAATCGCGTCCTCGGCGGCGCGGTGGGCCACGAGCATCCCAGTATTGTTGCCGCCGTCGATCATCGCCGTAAGCTGGGTCTCCCGCGACACCGCGATGGGCCGCCGGGGTTGTCGGAATTGAGGCGCGTCGACGACGTTCAAGACCTTCGGAAGGCCCGCATATTCGTAACCGCACAGCGCGGCGTCCAGCATGTGGTCCGTCATGATACGCGCATCATCATTGTCATATCCAATGCCGCGCAGCGCCGCCTCACAGCAGTTGCGCGCTTCGGCGACTGTCAGCCGAACTCGATCTTCGATTGTCCTATTGGCCATCTCCGCGCCCCCATTGCATTCTTGATTCACTAACGCGCGATGAAGCTCGGATGAATCGTCATCGCGCTTTGCATGATCTTTTCGGAAAGCCGCTTCGCACCTTTCGGGTCCTGCTCTGGCCGATTTCGACGTACGGCGGCGGCCGCGACTCGCGCGGCATCCTCGGCTTGAATCCTCTTCCCGCCTCGAATCCACGAGATCGCGCGAGGCAACTTGGACCCTTGCAAATGTCAGATCGTAGCCGGCTCTAGCAGCGTTGCGAACCTAGTGCGCAGTTCGCGCTTGAGCACCTTCCCAGTGACTCCCACGGGGAAATCCTCCGGACGCCGCGCCACTTGCACCGCCGCCAACTGCTCAAGACCGACTTTCGACAAGTGCTCATTGAAGAGCGTGAGCAATTGGCCTTCCGTCGGGATCGTCGCGTCGCGCTGGGGACGGATGATGGCAATCGGCCTTTGCCCAAACCTATTGTGGCTCGGCACTCCTACGACAGAACAGTCGAGCACGATCGCTGCGAAATCGGCCAGCAGCATTTCCTCGATCGGCAGGCTGTAAACCGCACCGAACGGGCCATCGATAACATCTACCGTGCGATCAAGATGGTAGAAGCGACCGTCCTCGTCTCGCCGAGCTACATCCCCCGTCAACCAGTAGCCCGAGAGCCTGAACCTCTTGCTCATCTCGGGGTCGTTCCAATAGCCAGGCGTAATGGTTGGCGCCTTGAGTGCTAACAAGCCTGGCGTTCCGACAGGCTGCTCTTCGCCCGCTTCGTTGACAATGATGGCATGTTCGACCACGCCGATCGGCGACCCGATACATCGATCGTTCCGCTCAGTTTCCATGGTGAAGTACCCACCGAAGAGCGACATCCCCAATTCAGAGGAGCCGAAGCCGTCGATGAATTGCGAGCCCGGCTGCACGGCTGCCGAAGCCTCGCCGTCAGCCAGCAAGGCTGGCCTGATCAGTCCGGAGGGCCTTCGCCCCATCGTAACGAGACGACGGATATGACCGTAGTGTGCGCTGTCACCCATATTGATCCAGGTATGGACTGATGAACAGGCCTCGGTCGGCAGTGGATCAGTCGACAACTCAACGAACGTGCGAGGAAATGACAGGACCATCGTCGGCTTGAAAACCTTCATGACGGGCTCAACGACCGTACGGCGCCAGTCGGACATGGCGATCATTGGCAGTCCCATGAGCACCGCGGTCAGGAAGTAGCTCAAACCGCCCGCGTGAGTATGCGGTACCACAGACATAAGACGATCGTAGGGCTCGGCGGGCAACCGGATCAGGCGCTGCTCCTTCCCGATCCAGAACTGCTTGTGCCCGGCCATGGTTGGCTTCGGGATGCCCGTGGTCCCCGACGAGTGAACGAGTGCAACGATATCATCGTCCGCGTGAGACACGGGAAACGGTGACGGAAGCACCC
This window harbors:
- a CDS encoding Ldh family oxidoreductase — protein: MANRTIEDRVRLTVAEARNCCEAALRGIGYDNDDARIMTDHMLDAALCGYEYAGLPKVLNVVDAPQFRQPRRPIAVSRETQLTAMIDGGNNTGMLVAHRAAEDAIERAEANGLAIICFTNTWMTGRSAYYCEMIARAGFVVIHTVSIPPLVAPFGGTRAALGTNPIAFGFPTASDPLVIDMGTSAFMWTDLQLRGRLGATIPEGVALGPSGQPTTDANTALQGTLLPFGGLEGGYKGFGLALAMDALGALAAATRPADDISGFMFIVFKPEVFLPTEAYRREVTRRINVIKATPRQMGVEEIRIPGERSYRTRARLVQDGIEIDRKVRSALARLAEGDLDHGG
- a CDS encoding class I adenylate-forming enzyme family protein — its product is MIEERSLGAGNFLDWAVRLNPNHSVPLIFKHSFDAHGHVILTAYSLDDLVAIRDRYAAWYHANGVGKGDVVGIYVSEGVEPMFQFLALSALGAIAALINNGMAVAPACGYLQLVGAVGLVCDDPTAFKATFRNNPNYRPRFISAVSELHAYQGGERVLPSPFPVSHADDDIVALVHSSGTTGIPKPTMAGHKQFWIGKEQRLIRLPAEPYDRLMSVVPHTHAGGLSYFLTAVLMGLPMIAMSDWRRTVVEPVMKVFKPTMVLSFPRTFVELSTDPLPTEACSSVHTWINMGDSAHYGHIRRLVTMGRRPSGLIRPALLADGEASAAVQPGSQFIDGFGSSELGMSLFGGYFTMETERNDRCIGSPIGVVEHAIIVNEAGEEQPVGTPGLLALKAPTITPGYWNDPEMSKRFRLSGYWLTGDVARRDEDGRFYHLDRTVDVIDGPFGAVYSLPIEEMLLADFAAIVLDCSVVGVPSHNRFGQRPIAIIRPQRDATIPTEGQLLTLFNEHLSKVGLEQLAAVQVARRPEDFPVGVTGKVLKRELRTRFATLLEPATI